In Camelina sativa cultivar DH55 chromosome 17, Cs, whole genome shotgun sequence, the genomic stretch gaatcaatcaatcaatcttccatcaaattttaaatgcttaattatataaattaggTTCAATCGATAttgaactttgatttttttttttaagtttatttgaGTCTAACTAagattttagatgatttttaatgaatattagtaacattatattttaaaattttaaatagataaatataataacaaaaaaaacaccaaattctTGATTCAATatgtgatttttattattattcagtCATTCTAAACAATATAACCTCAATTGTATGATTGAATAAAACACACACCCTACacaaaataattgatttaagaaagaaaaatacaaaataatttgtgaTAGACgacaaaaaacaataataacgaataaaaaaaacactaaaaagaatCGGAATCATGACGTGTCGTTATAATAATCAGAATAGAATCAGATCAGACAAAATCAACGGTTCAAATTCACTCCTAAGTTTATGGCTCTTCTTTAATTCTctgtctccttctctctttactcctcacttctctcttttttttactttgctctGTTCACTCAGAGcatcaaagaaagaaacacacacaaaagaagagagaaagccaaaaaaacaaaacaagaatacaAAACGATGTTGCTGGGGAAGAGACAGAGACCACCAATAAAGAGAACCACGAGTCTTTCCGAGATTAAGTTCGATTTGAATCAACAACCTAGCGAACAAGAACCGTCGTCTGATCATCAGATTCAGCTCGTGACCATCGATGAACACCGTCATGTTCATCAACGTTTGTTAGATCAACAACGTCTCTTAGCGATGGTCTCACTGAGAGGTGTACAGAGGAAACACTCAGCTGAAGATTTTCTGAGATCTTGTTCTCTCTGTAAACGTCATCTTGTTCCAGGCCGTGACATCTATATGTATAGGTATgatgaaataaatatgaatctGATGGGTTTGGTTTGATTAGGAGTATGGAACTAACGAGCTGTTGAATTTGACGCAGAGGAGATAGAGCGTTTTGTAGTTTAGAGTGCAGGCAACAGCAAATTACAGTGGAcgagaggaaagagaaaaagaaaggttCGGTGAGGTCCACCGCCGCCGGAACCGTCAACGGGGAGAGTGTTTCCGCCGCCGTCTAGGTCTCTCTTTATAATTTCGGTATGAATATGATTGTATATGGAATATGGTTATTGTGATTATCTGTATTAAGTTTTAAAGCGTTGAGCGTTAACCGTGATTAACCATGATGTTAGTCATCTTATAAACTTTGCTTTAAGACTTAAGGAccatggtatttttttttttttttgcatagtaatgagttttgtgttctt encodes the following:
- the LOC104756564 gene encoding uncharacterized protein LOC104756564; protein product: MLLGKRQRPPIKRTTSLSEIKFDLNQQPSEQEPSSDHQIQLVTIDEHRHVHQRLLDQQRLLAMVSLRGVQRKHSAEDFLRSCSLCKRHLVPGRDIYMYRGDRAFCSLECRQQQITVDERKEKKKGSVRSTAAGTVNGESVSAAV